One Castanea sativa cultivar Marrone di Chiusa Pesio chromosome 4, ASM4071231v1 DNA window includes the following coding sequences:
- the LOC142632102 gene encoding VQ motif-containing protein 31, translating to MDKLGSRGTASCKPLTTFVQTDTHTFREVVQRLTGPSEGNTTQEAAATKVVGVKRPTPKLHERRQYSRPKLEIVKPPCPFKPATSTASTDQKSFSPTKSGNSGFLPSPVTPSTMFSKLTILEEQKNEESAIPELNSQEEERAIKERRFYLHPSPRSRPGYTEPELLTLFPLTSPKTSEMP from the coding sequence ATGGATAAGCTGGGAAGCCGGGGCACAGCAAGTTGTAAACCTTTAACCACATTCGTACAAACAGACACACATACTTTCCGAGAGGTTGTACAGCGCTTAACAGGCCCATCAGAAGGTAATACAACACAAGAAGCAGCAGCAACAAAGGTTGTAGGTGTAAAAAGGCCAACACCCAAACTCCATGAGAGAAGGCAATACTCCAGGCCCAAGCTTGAGATAGTTAAACCCCCTTGCCCATTTAAACCTGCTACATCAACTGCATCAACTGACCAGAAAAGCTTCTCCCCCACCAAATCAGGGAACTCTGGTTTTCTTCCAAGCCCTGTGACCCCTTCTACAATGTTCTCAAAGCTGACCATCCTGGAAGAGCAAAAGAATGAAGAATCAGCAATACCTGAATTGAATagccaagaagaagagagagccATCAAAGAGAGGCGATTTTATTTGCATCCATCACCACGGTCCAGACCAGGATACACTGAACCAGAGTTGCTTACCTTGTTCCCTCTAACATCTCCAAAAACAAGCGAGATGCCATGA